The Lysobacter enzymogenes genome window below encodes:
- a CDS encoding serine hydrolase domain-containing protein: MGWTRRAFLAASAAAIAQAALPFGARAAQPASAARQRIVESFVRDNGFHGVVRLVHDGRVVFSRAFGMADIEAGRAASVDTLYPLASISKWLTTLSVLRLVDRGQLDLAGRISDYLSGYRADTGARVTLAHLLSNMSGIPNRFDPKADPGVWTRPYTTQEAIAAFCSGDLAFDPGTRFDYQFTNWVIVQGIVETVTGRMFADAVDSLTLTPLRLPGIVPRYTDDARERVAIGYASTEPLVRKMFPQRVYGLASGGYCGRAQDLIRAAHGAYADGFLSDTSRAALSAVRSAADEYALGGRVRTVKIGARSMPFAWETGNTEGYRSLLGHRLDGRTSLVVLNNTSLSQKTIDLFADALLSTL, translated from the coding sequence ATGGGTTGGACGCGTCGCGCGTTTCTCGCCGCCTCCGCCGCCGCAATCGCGCAGGCCGCGCTGCCGTTCGGCGCGCGCGCCGCGCAGCCCGCGTCCGCCGCGCGGCAGCGGATCGTCGAATCCTTCGTCCGCGACAACGGCTTCCACGGCGTCGTCCGCTTGGTGCACGACGGTCGCGTCGTGTTCTCCCGCGCCTTCGGCATGGCCGATATCGAAGCCGGGCGCGCGGCTTCGGTCGACACGCTGTACCCGCTGGCGTCGATCTCGAAATGGCTGACCACGCTGAGCGTCTTGCGGCTGGTCGACCGCGGCCAGCTCGATCTGGCCGGACGCATCAGCGATTACCTCAGCGGGTATCGCGCCGACACCGGCGCGCGGGTCACGCTTGCGCACTTGTTGTCGAACATGAGCGGCATCCCCAACCGCTTCGACCCCAAGGCCGATCCGGGCGTATGGACGCGGCCGTACACCACCCAGGAGGCGATCGCCGCGTTCTGCTCCGGCGACCTGGCGTTCGATCCCGGAACCCGCTTCGACTACCAATTCACCAACTGGGTGATCGTGCAGGGCATCGTCGAGACGGTGACCGGCCGCATGTTCGCCGACGCGGTCGACAGCCTGACCCTGACCCCGTTGCGGCTGCCCGGGATCGTGCCGCGCTACACCGACGATGCGCGCGAACGCGTGGCGATCGGATACGCCTCGACCGAACCGCTAGTGCGCAAGATGTTTCCGCAGCGGGTGTACGGCCTCGCGTCCGGCGGTTACTGCGGTCGCGCGCAAGACCTGATCCGCGCCGCGCACGGCGCCTATGCCGACGGCTTCCTCAGCGATACATCGCGCGCCGCGTTGAGCGCGGTGCGCTCTGCGGCGGACGAGTACGCGCTCGGCGGGCGGGTGCGGACGGTGAAGATCGGCGCCCGGTCGATGCCGTTCGCCTGGGAAACCGGCAACACCGAGGGCTACCGTTCGCTGCTGGGCCATCGCCTGGACGGGCGGACCAGCCTGGTCGTGCTCAACAACACCAGCTTGAGCCAGAAGACCATCGACCTGTTCGCCGATGCCTTGCTGTCCACGTTGTAA